From a region of the Cucumis sativus cultivar 9930 chromosome 6, Cucumber_9930_V3, whole genome shotgun sequence genome:
- the LOC101219723 gene encoding ervatamin-B, whose protein sequence is MTVMKFLIVPLVLVAFSCNICESFELERKDFESEKSLMQLYKRWSSHHRISRNANEMHNRFKVFKNNAKHVFKVNLMGKSLKLKLNQFADMSDDEFRNMYSSNITYYKDLHAKKIEATGGRIGGFMYEHANNIPSSIDWRKKGAVNAIKNQGRCGSCWAFAAVAAVESIHQIKTNELVSLSEEEVLDCDYRDGGCRGGFYNSAFEFMMDNDGVTIEDNYPYYEGNGYCRRRGGRNKRVRIDGYENVPRNNEYALMKAVAHQPVAVAIASGGSDFKFYGGGMFTENDFCGFNIDHTVVVVGYGTDEDGDYWIIRNQYGHRWGMNGYMKMQRGAHSPQGVCGMAMQPAYPVKY, encoded by the exons ATGACCGTCATGAAATTTCTTATTGTTCCTCTTGTTTTGGTTGCTTTCTCGTGTAACATATGTGAGAGCTTTGAATTGGAAAGAAAGGATTTTGAATCTGAAAAGAGTCTAATGCAACTCTACAAGAGATGGAGTAGCCACCATAGAATCTCAAGGAATGCGAATGAGATGCACAACCGTTTTAAGGTGTTCAAAAATAATGCAAAACATGTGTTCAAAGTGAATCTAATGGGAAAGTCATTAAAATTGAAGCTCAACCAATTTGCTGATATGTCTGATGATGAGTTTAGGAACATGTATAGTTCCAATATTACTTACTACAAAGACTTACATGCCAAGAAAATAGAAGCTACCGGTGGTCGTATAGGTGGATTCATGTATGAACATGCAAATAATATTCCATCTTCTATAGATTGGAGGAAAAAAGGAGCTGTGAATGCCATAAAAAATCAAGGCAGATGTG GAAGTTGTTGGGCATTTGCTGCTGTGGCTGCAGTGGAATCTATTcaccaaataaaaacaaatgagtTAGTATCTCTTTCAGAGGAAGAGGTGTTGGATTGTGATTATAGAGACGGTGGTTGTCGTGGAGGATTCTATAACTCCGCATTTGAGTTCATGATGGATAACGATGGGGTTACAATTGAGGATAACTATCCGTATTACGAAGGAAATGGATATTGTCGTAGACGAGGA GGCCGCAATAAGAGGGTGAGAATTGATGGATACGAGAATGTACCTCGAAACAATGAGTATGCTTTGATGAAAGCAGTGGCACACCAACCGGTAGCAGTGGCCATAGCGTCAGGTGGAAGTGACTTTAAATTTTACGGTGGTGGAATGTTTACGGAAAATGACTTTTGTGGATTTAACATTGATCACACGGTAGTGGTAGTTGGGTATGGAACGGATGAAGATGGAGATTATTGGATAATAAGGAACCAATATGGACATAGGTGGGGAATGAATGGTTATATGAAGATGCAGCGAGGAGCACATTCTCCACAAGGTGTATGTGGAATGGCAATGCAACCTGCCTATCCCGTCAAGTACTAG
- the LOC101219167 gene encoding probable disease resistance protein At5g66900: MALELVGGAVLGAVVGELFKAILNLGERAISFNPVLKDIRSKLNAIMPLVKQIDELNDYLDYPKEETEKLRGLMDEGKQLLLQCGDVKLGDLNYLKRPSYTQKLRELDTALRSFMDVLMLQMARDQKKNMKMMNQMMEIICRLDNRGGSSKPMDLFVPPCLVPQLREETVGLEKPVKELKVKLLKNGVQMLVVTAPGGCGKTTLALKFCHDKEVKDIFQEKIFVPVSRKPDLKLILKDIIESLRGIQLPDLQSDERAFCYLELWLKQTSVNRPVLIVLDDVWSGQESEVLLDKLFQLPCCKILVTSRFYFPRFSESYYLEPLNHENAVQLFRRAASLDKGISKLPDDETVEKIIGGCKRLPLALKVIGRSLSHKPTSVWKVTGRNLARSGSIFDSDNELLECLQSSLDVLDDNMVTKKSFMDLGSFHEDQRISASTFIDMCTVLYTLDESEAMVTLDELSSRSLVNFVTARKYGYDDDFYEEYSFTQHDILRDLAIHLMNMEPIEQRKRLILDINGNDLPKWWVDQEKHTSYARLISITTDKRFSASWPDMEAPEVEVLILNLQSRTYNLPGFIKRMNKLKVLIITYFGSFLTEVTSEDNQLLDSLTSLERIRFERISVPIFSNPNPKPLINLQKISFFMCKFGQTFMDPSTPISDLLPNLLEISIDFCNNLSEVPNRLCEIVSLQKLSITNCHGLSSLPEDVGKLINLKNLRLRSCIHLEEFPESTTKLRELVLLDISNCIGLAKLPEKIGEFHNLEKLDMRHCWSLSKLPLSIGKLKNVKFLCDREVGEWLRKVAPRLAKQVKVQEEEANLEWLGF; the protein is encoded by the exons ATGGCGCTGGAATTGGTGGGTGGGGCTGTTTTGGGGGCTGTCGTTGGGGAGCTATTCAAAGCGATCTTGAATCTGGGTGAAAGGGCCATCAGTTTCAATCCTGTTCTTAAGGATATCCGTTCCAAGCTTAATGCTATAATGCCTTTGGTGAAGCAAATCGATGAGCTTAATGATTATCTCGATTACccaaaagaagaaacagagaAATTGAGGGGTCTGATGGATGAAGGGAAGCAGTTGCTTCTCCAGTGCGGCGATGTGAAATTGGGGgatcttaattatttgaagagACCATCTTACACCCAAAAGCTTCGGGAATTGGATACTGCACTTCGAAGCTTCATGGATGTTTTGATGTTGCAGATGGCTAGAGATCAGAAGAAGAACATGAAGATGATGAACCAAATGATGGAGATCATTTGTAGACTTGATAATAGAGGTGGGTCGAGTAAACCTATGGATTTGTTTGTTCCACCATGTCTGGTTCCTCAACTGCGAGAAGAAACCGTTGGGTTGGAGAAGCCAGTTAAGGAGTTGAAGGTGAAACTTCTCAAAAATGGGGTTCAAATGTTGGTGGTGACAGCTCCTGGTGGCTGCGGAAAAACCACACTGGCCTTAAAATTTTGCCACGACAAAGAAGTCAAAG ATATATTCCAGGAGAAGATCTTTGTCCCAGTTTCAAGAAAACCAGATTTGAAGCTTATATTGAAAGATATAATTGAAAGCCTTAGAGGAATTCAATTGCCTGATTTGCAAAGTGATGAACGTGCATTCTGCTATTTAGAATTGTGGTTGAAGCAGACAAGTGTAAATCGTCCTGTTTTGATTGTGTTAGATGATGTGTGGAGTGGGCAAGAATCTGAAGTTCTTCTTGATAAGCTGTTTCAATTGCCTTGCTGCAAGATCTTGGTCACTTCTAGGTTTTATTTCCCAAGATTTAGTGAGTCTTATTATTTGGAACCTTTGAACCATGAGAATGCAGTACAACTTTTTCGTCGTGCAGCATCACTGGACAAAGGAATTTCTAAGCTCCCCGATGATGAAACTGTAGAAAAG ATAATTGGGGGATGCAAGAGACTACCTCTTGCACTGAAGGTAATCGGGAGGTCTCTTTCCCACAAACCGACATCTGTTTGGAAAGTAACGGGGAGGAATTTGGCTAGAAGTGGCTCCATATTTGATTCTGACAATGAACTTCTTGAATGCCTTCAGAGCAGTTTGGATGTCTTGGATGATAACATGGTAACTAAGAAGAGTTTCATGGATTTAGGCTCTTTTCATGAAGATCAAAGAATTTCTGCTTCTACCTTCATTGACATGTGCACAGTTTTGTACACACTAGACGAAAGTGAAGCAATGGTTACCCTTGACGAACTATCCTCTCGAAGTCTAGTTAATTTTGTCACAGCGAG AAAATATGGATATGATGATGACTTTTATGAAGAGTACTCTTTTACTCAGCATGATATTCTCAGAGATTTGGCTATTCACTTGATGAATATGGAGCCCATAGAACAAAGGAAAAGATTGATCTTAGACATTAATGGAAATGATCTTCCCAAATGGTGGGTTGATCAAGAAAAGCATACTTCCTATGCTCGCCTTATATCCATAACCACAG ATAAGAGATTCTCAGCAAGTTGGCCTGACATGGAAGCACCTGAAGTGGAGGTTCTGATTCTTAATCTTCAGTCAAGAACTTACAACTTGCCTGGGTTCATCAAAAGAATGAATAAGCTGAAAGTTTTGATAATCACAtattttggttcttttctAACTGAGGTGACAAGTGAAGATAATCAACTACTCGACAGCCTAACAAGTCTTGAACGAATCAGGTTTGAGCGGATTTCAGTTCCTATCTTTAGTAATCCAAACCCGAAACCACTGATAAATCTGCAGAAAATATCCTTCTTTATGTGCAAATTTGGTCAAACATTCATGGATCCTTCAACCCCAATCTCAGATTTGTTGCCAAACCTGCTGGAGATTTCCATAGACTTCTGCAACAATTTGAGTGAAGTCCCCAATAGGTTGTGTGAAATTGTCAGCTTGCAGAAGCTGAGCATTACAAATTGCCATGGACTATCTTCCTTGCCAGAAGATGTAGGGAAGTTGATTAATCTAAAAAATCTAAGGCTAAGATCTTGCATTCATTTAGAAGAGTTTCCAGAGTCGACAACGAAGCTTCGGGAATTAGTCCTGCTTGATATATCTAACTGTATTGGTCTTGCCAAGCTTCCCGAGAAGATTGGTGAATTTCATAATTTAGAAAAGCTTGACATGAGACACTGCTGGAGTTTGAGCAAGCTGCCACTGTCGATTGGAAAGCTGAAAAATGTGAAGTTTTTATGTGATAGAGAGGTTGGAGAGTGGTTGAGAAAGGTTGCACCTCGCCTTGCCAAACAGGTGAAAGTGCAAGAGGAAGAAGCCAACCTGGAGTGGCTTGGTTTTTGA